The genomic DNA CGCTCGTGGGCGACGGCCGTCGCGTGCGAGACCTCGACAAACTGCTGGCGCTCGCGCAGACGCCGGCGCTGCGCCAGGCGCTGGCCCCCGCCGTGTCGGCGGTCGGCGCGCCGAGGCTGGTGCGCGCGATGCTCCGGGCGCGGGACATGCGCACCCGCCAGCTCGCGGCCGCGTACGTGCCGGCGGCCCGCGGCAACCCGGCGGCGGCAGTACGGCGCGCGCTGCGGTTTTCGCCGCGCGCGCGGGACGTGCCGTGGCGGGGCGGGCCCCTGTACGTCCCGGCGCTGCAGTGGTCGAAGGACGACGCCGCCGCCGTGGTCGAGGCGCTGCTGCGCTGGCACCTGTGGGCCGACCTCCACGGTCGCCCCGACGAGCAGACCAAGATCGACAACGCGTTGCGCGTGTGGCCGCTTCGCTCGGCCGCCGGCTACGGCCAGCCCCGCGGCGGCAAGGTGTCCACGGAGCAGTGGTTGCTCGCGTGGGGGCGCGCGGCCGGCCGGGACCGGGTGCGCGCCATCCTGGCCGAACAGGGCGTCGCGCGCCAGCCGCGGTGGCGTCGCGTGCTGACCGTCTTGCGGTAGACCGCCGGCGCGCCGGCGCCGCCCCGGAGGGCGCCGCATGGCGTGCGCCGGCGTGCGTCCGGCCCCGCCGCCTACGAACCGGGCGTGCACCGCATCGCCGGCTCGGCTGCTGGCCAACCGGCGCCGCTTCGGTCTAGCCTGTGCGGCGCCATGACCACGACCGACACGCCTCACGAGACCGTCTGTGTGACCGGCGCCAGCGGCTTCATCGGGACGCACGTCGTGCGCACGCTGCTCGAACGAGGCCATCGGGTGCGGGCGACCGTCCGCGACCCGGCCGACGACGCCAAGACCGCGCATCTGCGCGCGTTGCCTGGCGCGGACGAGCGACTCGAGCTGCGCGGCGCCGACCTGCTCGTGCCGGGCAGCTTCGACGACGCCATTGCCGGCTGCGCCTCGGTGTTTCACGTGGCGACCGCGGTGTTCCTCCACGCGCGCGACCCGCAGCGCGACATCATCGACCCGGCCGTCAAGGGAACGGAAAACGTACTCCGCGCGATCGAGCGCGCGGGCACCGTCAAGCGCGTCGGGCTCACGTCGTCGATCGCGGCGATCCAGTCGACTGAGCGCCGGCCGGGACACGTGTACACCGAAGCCGACTGGAACGAGGACGCCACGGTCAAGACGAACCCCTACGGACTCGGCAAGACGATCGCGGAGAAGACGGCCTGGGCCGCGTCCGAGCGCCTCGGGTTTCCGCTCATGGTGGTCAACCCGGTGCTCGTGCTCGGACCGGTGTACGCGCGCGTCCACATGCGGTCGAGCCCGTCGGCGCTCAAATCGATCGTGTCCGGCCAGTATCCGGGCTGCCCCAAGCTGTCGTTCGGCATCGTCGACGTGCGCGACGTGGCCGAAGCGCTCGTCCGCGGCGTCGAGCGCGGCGTGTCCGGCCGGTTCATTTTGCACGCCGAGTCGCTGTGGATGCGCGACATCGCGCTGCGGCTCGCACCGCGGTACCCGCAACTGCGGATCCGGACGTGGCCGCTGCCGAACGCGGTCATGTACCTGGCGCCCCTGTTCGAGAAGCGCGTGTCGCTGGACTACTTGCGGCGCAACCTCGGGCGCATGGACCGCATCGACAACAGCAAGGTCCAGCGGGAACTCGGGCTCGCGTTGCGGCCCGTCGACCAGACGCTGTTCGATACGGTGGACTCGTTCCTCGCGCACGGCTTCGTGCGGCCCAGACGCTGATGTCGCGCGGCGACCCCAACCTCAACCCGCGGACCGAGCCCGTCCTCGACTTTCCCGACCGCGACCTCGGCGACCTCGCGCCGGCCGATTACGCCGAGTTGGGGTTCATGGCCGGCCTCGAGGTACATCAGCAACTTCTTACTACCAGCAAGCTGTTTTGCCGCTGTCCGGCCGGCGTGCGCG from Deltaproteobacteria bacterium includes the following:
- a CDS encoding NAD-dependent epimerase/dehydratase family protein, with the translated sequence MTTTDTPHETVCVTGASGFIGTHVVRTLLERGHRVRATVRDPADDAKTAHLRALPGADERLELRGADLLVPGSFDDAIAGCASVFHVATAVFLHARDPQRDIIDPAVKGTENVLRAIERAGTVKRVGLTSSIAAIQSTERRPGHVYTEADWNEDATVKTNPYGLGKTIAEKTAWAASERLGFPLMVVNPVLVLGPVYARVHMRSSPSALKSIVSGQYPGCPKLSFGIVDVRDVAEALVRGVERGVSGRFILHAESLWMRDIALRLAPRYPQLRIRTWPLPNAVMYLAPLFEKRVSLDYLRRNLGRMDRIDNSKVQRELGLALRPVDQTLFDTVDSFLAHGFVRPRR